From the Streptomyces sp. Sge12 genome, the window CGGATCTTGGACGTGGAGCCCGGACGCGACTTCAGGTGGGCGACGTTCCCCGACTTGCCGACCGTCTGGTAGAGGTCCTTGATGTCCAGCGAATCCGCGGTGAACTTGAGGACCTTCTTGGTCTTGCCGCCGGCCGTCTTCACCTCGACGATGCCGTGGTAGTCGAGGCCGTAGAGGGTCAGCCTGGAGCTGTCGAGGTACCAGGGCTCGTCCGGCAGGAGCGGGATGCCCGGCTCCAGCTCCGCGTCGGCCAGCGCCTTGGCGTCGTAGGTCGGGCACGGGAAGGGCTGCTTCCCGTCCGGGTCCTTCGTCTCCTCGTCCTTGGCCTTGTCCTCGCCCTTGGGCTTGTCCTCGTCCTCGGCCTTGTCCTCGCCCGTCTCGTCCTTGGGCGTCTTCTCGGTCTTCTTGACCTCGTCGGACAGGTCCTTGACCTCGACGCCGGCCTGCTTCGCCGCCTCGCGGATCGCGTCCGCGGACGGGTCGGGAGCCGGGGTGGCCTTGGGGGACGTGGACGGCGCGGGAGTTGGGTTCGCCTTCTCCTTCGCGTCCTTGAGGGGCCTGCCGAGTTCGTCGACGAGGTCCTTGAGCGCGTCGCCGACACCCAGCGGGTCCAGCGGGTTCGTGGACTTCGGCTGGTCCGGCGACGGTGTGGGGGCCGGGGCCTTCTCGCTGGTCACCGGGGGCTTGGACGCCGACGGGGAAGTGCTCGGCTTCGCCTTGTCCTTGGTGGACGCCGACGCGGAGGGTGAGGGCGTCGCGCTGGGCGACGTACTCGGCGACGGCGTCTTCGAGGGCGTGGGCGACGGGGACTTCGACTCGGTCTCCGCGGGTTCGTCGGACCGCGTCACACACGGGCCGGGCGCGAAGGGGATCTCCTTGTCGTCGGCCACGGCCAGCTTCGGCGCCATGCCCATCCCGACGAACACGGCCGTCGGCATCGCCGCGAGCGCCATCGTCTTGCCGACGGGTATCTGGATCTTGTTCAGCAGCGACTTCCTGGGCGCCGCGTGCCGCGGTCCCTTCACTACACGGGACTCTGCGCCTGGGGCCACGCCCCGCTGCGTCTCGTCACCCCGCACTGTTCCTCCCGCCATCGGCGTGGGCAGTCGTCTCACTCGCGTGTGCCGTTTCCGTCCCACGGGGGCCAGGAATGCCCTGGGTGCCCTGGACGCCCATGTCCGCCGTCGCCTCCGCCTTGGTCAGGCCGACCGCGCCCGGCTGCTGCTCCACGGCCGGCTGCTCGCTCTCCTCCGCCGGCTGCCCCGGCGCCCAGGCCAGGGCGAGAGCGCCGCCGACCATGGAGAAGGTGAAGCCGACGAAGAAACCGCCGAGGTTGGAGACCGGGATCGAGACCAGGGCGAGCAGGATCGCGGCGACACCGGCGAAGACGCGGATGGTCTCCTGGAACCAGAGAGCCAGTCCCAGCGTGATCAGCAGTACACCGATGATCAGTGCACCGGCACCGCCCGTGGTGGCCATCGCGAGACTGACATTGCCCAACCGGAGGTCCGCGTAGGGGAAGTATGCGATCGGGAAGCCACCGAGGAGCGTGAACAACCCGGCCCAGAAGGGACGGCGGCCGCTCCATGCATGGAAGTGGTAGTACACCACGGTGGGCCAGGCGTCGTCTTCTGCGCGAACGTAAACCGGGGCCTGGGGGTTCATGGACAACAGCTCCCTGGAAACGGTGGTACGGAGAACTCTGTGGAGCCCGGACGGGCGGGGGACGACGGCTGCCGCCACCCGCCCGGCCGGTCGGACAGGGGACCGATCAGTCCTTGATGTCCTGGTAGCAGGGCTGGTCGCCACCGAGGAGGCGCAGCTTCAGGTTGGGCAGCTTGAAGGTGCCCGCCGTGGTCGCCCACGCCTTCTGCTTCACGTTCGTCAGGATGGCCCGGTCGGCGCGCTGCGAGAACGCGTACGGGCTGGCGACCGTACCGGCCTGCGGCTTGGTCTTGTGGCTCGGGTCGCCGACCGCGACACCGATGTCCAGGTTGGTGAACTCGGCGTCGGTGTCGAGCTCGGCCACATCCAGGTAGATGTTGCTGGCCTCGGCCGGGGTGCCCTTGTGACCGGTCTTCAGCTGGAGCGTGATGTTGCCCAGCGGAGTCGGGGTGACCAGGGACTGGCACATGTTGGTGATCTTGGCGTTGCTGAACCCGGAGATGGTGACCGGGTGGTGCTGGGCGTTGCCCTTGAGGTCGTGTCCCTCGGCGACACCGCCGTACTGGATCAGGTTTTCACCGTCGAGCTTGTCGGCCGAGACCTTGAAGTCCTGGCCGGAGACGCTGAACGACGCCGCGAGGGCACCCTGCGCCAGACCCACACCGACCGCGGCCGTGGCCGCGATGCTCGGCACCATGACGAGCGCGAAGCGCTTCCATCTGGTCCCGCCACGAACCTGAGAACTCATTTCGTTCCTCCTTCTCGGACGTACATCTCCGGTCCGGGCCGTGCCCGTCCTGGGATGGGAGAAGTGCTACGTCCTCGGGAAGGAGCGCAGGCGGCCGGGCCGCGGCTGTGCCACGTCCGATACACCGGCGATCACCCCCGAGCGACAACCACTGGGCCACGCGTTCGCGCAACCTGGAGGACAGGCCCCGCCGGTGTGGCAGAGACCCCCCTGTCCCACGGCCGGTGCCACTGCCACAGGCCGGCTCGGTGGGGACCCTCCACCGCGGCTCCGAGTGAGCGGCTCTGCGGGAAGGACCGAGCGTCGCCGATCGTGGTCCATTCCAGGCCGGGGCACAAGGGGGTTCGTTACTGGCGGGTAACGGCCAGATAACCTGAGTGCGACCCGCCGCCGTCGGGCAGCAACACAGGGTGTCACCCAGGGCCACGACAGAACGGTCGATTGCCGAACACACCGGACAGTTCACGGGGTTCGATTTACTGTGGGTAACAGCGGCCGCGATTACCAAGTTTTGGTAAAGCGCGGCCGCTGTTTATCTACGTGTCAACAAATCGCCGGTGGTCCGGCGCCGCACGGCGGACCTGCCGCGGCAGGCTCCGAGCGGCCCCGGAGCCGGTCCCGAGGTGGCCTAGAAGAGCACCCGCGCGAGCGCCGTACGCGCCGCCGACACCCGCGGATCGTCCGCGCCGATGACCTCGAACAGCTCCAGCAGCCGCAGCCGCACCGCGTCACGGTCCTCACCGAACGTGACCCGCACGGTGTCCACCAGGCGCCCGAAGGCGTCCTCCACGTGACCGCCGACCAGGTCGAGGTCGGCCGCGGCGATCTGCGCCGCCGGGTCCCGGGGGTTCTCGGCGGCCGCGCTGCGCACCGCCTGCGGGTTCATGTGCTGGACCCGGGCGAGGAGCTCGGCCTGGGCCAGGCCCAGCTTGGCCTCGGTGTTGCCCGGGTCGTCCGCCAGTACGTTCTTGTAGGCCTGGACCGCGCCGCCCAGGTCACCGGCGTCCAGCGCGACGACGGCCGCCTCCAGCAGCGCGTCGTACGGGCCGGCCGGAATCTCGTCGGCGGCCGCGTCGTCCGCAGGGGCCCCCTCCGCGTTCGGGTCCACCTCGATGCCGATGATCCCGAAGCGCTCCTCGGCGACCTGGACCAGCTGGGCGAGGGTGTCGCGGATCTGCTGCTCGGGGGCCACGCCCTGGAACAGTGGCAGCACCTGACCGGCGACCACGGCGAAGACGGCCGGGATGCCCTGGATCTGGAACTGCTGCATGAGCATCTGGTTGGCGTCGACGTCGACCTTGGCGAGCACGAGGCGACCGTTCGCCTCGGTGATCAGACGCTCCAGGAGCGGGCTGAGCTGCTTGCACGGCTGGCACCACTCGGCCCAGAAGTCCAGGACGACCGGAACCTCTGCGGAGAGCTGGAGCACATCGCGTTCGAAGCCGGCCTCGTCTACGTCGATGACGAGCGCGGACGGCGGCACCGCACCGGCGGACGGACCCGCCCCGCCGGCCTGACCGGCCTGGCGTGCCGCTTCGGCGCGGGCCTGCTCGGCCTTGGCCTTGGCCTCGCCGGCCGCCTTCACCGCGGCGAGGTCGACGACGCCGCTCATGGACATGTTTCTGGGCTGCATGCGTACATCCTCCCCCGTGTGTGCGCACCGACGAAAAAGATCGCGTGAATTGGCCGTGCCGCCGTACTCTCGCGATCGTGATGACCGGTCGGCGCCGGGTCCCCACCTGGCGCCTGTAGCTCTTCGCGTGGTTGTCGCTCTTACGCTACGAGCCGTAGCGTAACTCCCCCGGCGGCCCCGCGCTCCCCTTCCCGCCGCGTGATCTGAACCACAGCGGCCCGTTCGGCTACCGACGGGTATGGTCTCGGCCATGCGCAACCCCAGCCCCGGCCGCACCGGTCGTCCCCGCAGTGCCGCCGCGGACGCCGCGATCCTCGCCGCGACCCGGGACGCGCTGGTGGAGCTGGGCTGGTCGAAGCTGACGATGGGGGACGTCTCCGCCCGTGCGGGGGTCGCCAAGACCACCCTCTACCGGCGCTGGGCGGGCAAGAACGAGCTGGTCGTGGACGCGGTGGCGGAGCTCTTCGACGCGCTCGAACTCCCGGACCGCGGCTCCCTGGAAGCCGATATCGAGTACGTGGTCCTCCAGTTCGCGGAGCTGCTGCGGCGCCCGGAGGCCCGTACCGCCCTGATGGCCGTCGTCGCCGAGTCCACCCGGGACGAGGCCCTGCGCGACCGGATCCGGTCGGCGATCGTGGACCGGCAGAAACGTCTCGTCGTACTGGGCCGCGAGCGGGCCCAGGCCCGCGGGGAACTCCCCTACGAGGAGGACGAGTCGCTCGCGGGCCGCACCACGGACCTGATCTTCGACGTGATCGCGGGCACGGTGGTCCACCGCGCCCTGGTGAGCTCC encodes:
- a CDS encoding TetR/AcrR family transcriptional regulator, which encodes MRNPSPGRTGRPRSAAADAAILAATRDALVELGWSKLTMGDVSARAGVAKTTLYRRWAGKNELVVDAVAELFDALELPDRGSLEADIEYVVLQFAELLRRPEARTALMAVVAESTRDEALRDRIRSAIVDRQKRLVVLGRERAQARGELPYEEDESLAGRTTDLIFDVIAGTVVHRALVSSEPVDELWVAAFTALLMHGLQGPAAAL
- a CDS encoding DUF6230 family protein; protein product: MSSQVRGGTRWKRFALVMVPSIAATAAVGVGLAQGALAASFSVSGQDFKVSADKLDGENLIQYGGVAEGHDLKGNAQHHPVTISGFSNAKITNMCQSLVTPTPLGNITLQLKTGHKGTPAEASNIYLDVAELDTDAEFTNLDIGVAVGDPSHKTKPQAGTVASPYAFSQRADRAILTNVKQKAWATTAGTFKLPNLKLRLLGGDQPCYQDIKD
- a CDS encoding DUF6114 domain-containing protein; the protein is MNPQAPVYVRAEDDAWPTVVYYHFHAWSGRRPFWAGLFTLLGGFPIAYFPYADLRLGNVSLAMATTGGAGALIIGVLLITLGLALWFQETIRVFAGVAAILLALVSIPVSNLGGFFVGFTFSMVGGALALAWAPGQPAEESEQPAVEQQPGAVGLTKAEATADMGVQGTQGIPGPRGTETAHASETTAHADGGRNSAG
- a CDS encoding tetratricopeptide repeat protein, which encodes MQPRNMSMSGVVDLAAVKAAGEAKAKAEQARAEAARQAGQAGGAGPSAGAVPPSALVIDVDEAGFERDVLQLSAEVPVVLDFWAEWCQPCKQLSPLLERLITEANGRLVLAKVDVDANQMLMQQFQIQGIPAVFAVVAGQVLPLFQGVAPEQQIRDTLAQLVQVAEERFGIIGIEVDPNAEGAPADDAAADEIPAGPYDALLEAAVVALDAGDLGGAVQAYKNVLADDPGNTEAKLGLAQAELLARVQHMNPQAVRSAAAENPRDPAAQIAAADLDLVGGHVEDAFGRLVDTVRVTFGEDRDAVRLRLLELFEVIGADDPRVSAARTALARVLF